A segment of the Triticum urartu cultivar G1812 chromosome 1, Tu2.1, whole genome shotgun sequence genome:
ACCGCGCGGACGCATCCTTTTGCCCCATCCTGTCCGCGTCTATTTTAAAAAAAGGGACGTTTCAAATGCCAAGCCCCAGTTCACGACCCCAGTTCATCACGCCGACAACAAAGCCAGCGGCCTACACGACCATCGCCGGCAACATAGCCAGCggccggcaacacagccagcctccaaaatgaatagttgtcctcgccggcaacacagccagcAGCCGACAACACAGCCGGCCTCCAAAGTGAATGTTTTTTCGCCGGCACACTGCCAGCGGCCCAGCGGGCGGGCGACACCCATGCCAGCCTCCAAAAAGAACGGCCACGCCGATCGGACAACCTAGTTCAGGCCTTCGGCGTCGAGCATCTCCTTCTTCTTGGCCTCAAACCAGGCCCTCGTCTTGTCGCTCATCTTCGACAAGTCCACGCTCATGATCGCAAGGGCCACCTCCTTCGCTTTGGTGGCGGCATTGGtggcctcgatgtcgagctgcctctgcctggccttgacgttgtcggcctcgatgtcgagctgcctttgccgggcggcctcttccatgtcgagctgcctttgccgggccgcctcctccatgtctatcttcctcttcttggccgcctcctccatctCAAGCTTCTGTCTTTGGAGGTCTAGGTATTGCTTCATTTGCTCGTCCTTGCTTTGCTGCTTCTTCTCGTCCCTCACATCCTTATGTGACATCATGCCATGCAAAATCTCATGCAAGGCCATGGTTGAGGCGCCACGTATGTCGTCCACCTTGGAGTTGGTCTTGCCCCTCGGCCTCTTCAACGCCTCGCCATCCCCACCTCCGGCGAACTTGGCCGTtttcttgcctctcttcctttgAAGTTCACGGTATTGATCCTTGAACTTAGGGCAATTGTTGATGAGCGTCCAACAATGCGTAAGAGTGAATGGCTTGTCATTGTGCCGGGCcttgaatgcctccaaagattGAAATGCCTACACCACATGATCAACATGGAACCCCGCCGGACGGCCCATGCCAAGCATGACGATGGCGTGCGCTTTGTTGACGAGGTCCTCCTTCTCGTCGGCAGTGGCCTTGCGCCGCGCGGCCTCCAGCTCCTCGCGCTGGGCGGCGAACTTGGCCGTGGCGGCATTGATCTTGACGGCCGCTCTCCGTTCCCTCCTCTTCGCCGATTCCGTGTCCAacttggcgatctcctccggcgTGCACTCCGACCGCGGCTTCCTTGGCGCCTTCTTCTTCACCTTTGCGGTCGGGTCGACGGCCAGGCCGCCGAAACTTGGAGGGGCATCGGCCATGGacgggggagagagagggcggcggGAGGGATGTGGGAGGGTTTGGGGGAAATGGCGCCAAATgggcgtggggggggggggggggggtttggttTGTCCCACCGACAGGCGGGCCAGGGGAGGACAAGCGCGTGCGTCCCGCCCGTCCGCGCGctgtccgtttcaccccaaaacCGGCGTAATTTTGGGCCGGggatgggtcgaaagcggacaCAAAGCGGACAAAAGTCCGTTTGCACCCGCGCGCTGGACCGTCTCGTTTGTCCCTTTTACCCCAAATGGACGGGGGCGGACAGGATAGGGTcacgcggtggagttggcctaaccGAAATGTTGTGCCACTAGCTGGCATGCAttaaagttagtataaagttgagtcatctattttagAACGGATGGAGTGTTATTTTGGTTGCATGCATGAACTAGGCAGTATTGTGGTAATGATTCCACGTCCACAGCAGCAATTACCAGTGCCGCAAATGGAATGGCCTGGCGTGTGGGTGTGGGTGTGGGTGGTAGCTGGCATCCAATAATTACTGTGGAAATGCATGCACGCGGACGCGGGAGCTAAAACGAGCTACCGAGCCAGCCTTTCACTGCCATGTATGCATTGCCAAAGATGCGTGGTTTCCTCCTgtgtgaagcccatgaggccatGACCATGAGACGAAACGGAAACGAGATCACATGCCGGACCGGAccttctcctctctccctctctccctagaCGAGACGAGAAAGAAACAGCCAGTGCAGCTCAGCTGGGCCGCACGCCTGCGCCTGCTCGACACGTCTCATCGCATGCAGGCTCGCCACTGCGCTGCTCAGTACTACGTACAGTATATGTTAGGAGCACACCAAGGTTCAAGAAGCACACCAAGCTTGCAAGGAAGGGCCTCCCATTATCTCATCATCTGACCAGTTGACGCACGTACGGTGagccccctcccctcccctcttgttggggcttcttcttcttcttcttcttcttcttcttcttcttcttcttcttcttcttctttcttgtgTTTCTTTCTTGCTCATCTCTTCCAATCTGTAGCTTGGATCCATGAGCATGGGCATGGACTCCCCGCAGAAGAAGCTTGGCTCCATATCCATGGACGGCGGCAAGACGCCTCCTCTGCTGCTTGAGGTTGCGGCCCAGCTGGCCAAGAAGGCGATAGCCGCTTCTCCGTTCCCGGATGCACACCGGCTGGCCAGCGCTTGGGCGTTCGTCAGCGCCTGGTTCTTCCCCGTCTCCATCGCCTTCGGCTCCCTCATCGACCTTCTACTCTGCAGCAAGGTACGTAATAATTAACTACGACTCAGTTCCCACTTCCCATTTCCCAGTCGATCGACCATGCGCCAACTTCGTCTTCGTCTTCCTGAAGCTGGGGTGGTGCCATTTTCTGGAGCGCGAGTGGGACCGGCCCATAGACAGCGCCCTCTGGATCGGCCTGTGGTGCTGCCCCGCACTCCAGGCGGCCGTGGCGGCGCTCGCTCTGCTGCTCCCGTCCCGCCACCGCCGGATCCGCCGTGCCCTTGCCTACCTCGCCGTCTCGGTCGCCATCGTCGGCCATTCTTTGATGGCCAGCCTCGTCCCCCTTGTTGTCGCTGCCTACCCAGGGCCAGGGCTAGGATACCTCCTGCTCATCGTCTTGTTCGTCTGCGCCGCGGCGGCGCTGGCGCAGCTGCTCCCGTGCCTCTCCCTCCGGATCCGCCGTGCCCTCGCCCACCTCGCGCTCGCCATCGTCGGCCTCTGTATTTTGGCCAGCTTGGCCCTCGCCGCCGACACAGCATTCCTCATCCTCTTGATCGGCTACTCGGCGGTAATCTTCACCCTCGCGGTGGGTGACCTCCTCAGCTTCCTGGCCCTCCTCCTCGGAGGCGAGGAGGAGTAGCTGCTGATCGGCAAGCCGCGAGCTCCATATATCTCCATGGATCAGCTCATGAGGTACTCACGTACGTCCGACTGATGAGTAGTTGTACgtagtagtaacttgatcatgGATCTCCTACCACTTAATCTGCCTAGTATTGGACCTTAATTTGATGTGGAATTAATTAGCCTGTACGTTATCTGTGTGATGTGGAGCTTGCCTGGATTAGTATTGATGAACAAGCTATATGGAGTCTTAATTTGATGTAGTATTGGACCTTTCATATGGATGCCTAGCTTGGGTATAGTTTGATGTTGGTGAAATCGTTACCGTAGTTTATATGTATGTATGCAACCATTCATGTTGTATTTGCTGTTGAGCATTTCATTATGGCCACCACTGGCGtatcgatgtggcttggaataGCCAGTAGTCCATCGGGAAATGAGTTGAGGTCCTCCTTACTTTTGTTGTCTCCTTCATTTGGgagccaaaatcgccatctgctTATGCTCAACGGACCCACACGCTGGGCACTTGTATTGTATGAGCGCTCGAGCAAAACCTGCTCCCATGCTCTGTTTTTTAAGGGAAAGACCTTCGTATGgctagctttatcaacttcaaatTATTGTTACATCATCCACTAAAAATCTGACTATGGAGCTAGGGCCTAGGGGCTATTGCATCCCAATTTGCGGGCTAGGAGCTGCAAGCATTCTCGGAGAGCTGCAACCTCTGCCGAGACGACATGAGCAACCTGCTCGAGTCTTGCCGTTGCTGCACCTACGAtagctccaccaccacctgaaaaAAGTGCACCAACGTTCAGAACTTATGATCTTCTTCCACTTGTTTAGATGTGGGATGGGCTTCATGTTTAGCCGCTCTCATTCTCATTCTCCACCGATGACCGTTGAACACCACTGCTTCAGTTGGTTGCCTAGGTTAATATTGGTTAGCCGACTTGTTTGACACAACTATTGCATATCGAATTTGGAACTGAATTTCATGTTCAGTAACTGGTCGATGAGCATGCAGAAAACTACTGTGTAAGTAAGCTCATGCTCTGCGTTTGCGGGACATCGGCCACTGATGAGTTGCCATGTGTGCCAATGGCTTCATCTGGACCGTCTAAAAGACCAAAACAAACTGAACTGAAGCAGTAAAGCCCGTGTGCCAGGCGTGGATGGCTACAGATGTTCAAGTAGAACTGATATACAGAGAGCAGAGTAGCTCATGGGTGACTTCTTCCACTTGTTCAGACGCCCATTCTCTGTTGGGTGTACAAACTAAATAAGACTGATGAGCGTTGGTTAGCCAACTTGTTTGACACAAGTAGTATCATGTCTAAAATTCTGAACTGAATTTCATATTCAGTAACTGATCGATGAGCATACAAAAACTACTGTGATTAAACTGATGCTCTGCGTTTGTCGGCCTTCGGCCACTGATGAGTTGCCACATGTGCCATTGGCTTCATCTctttttttttttggaaaaggaggCTCACCCCCATTGGCTTCATCTGGACCGTTCAAAAGACCAAGACAATGAACAGAGGCAGTAAAGGTCCGTGTGCCAGGCGTGGATAGCTTCAGATGTTCAAGTAGATGTGATATACAGACTGACTGCAGAGAGCATAGTTGGCTTAAGAGTAAAAATTCAGATAACAAAACCTGTTCTGTTTGGTCCGGAATGTCTCGGGGACTTTCAGAATCTTGATGCATGCACAGTTTGTCATTTCAGGTTACCAGTCCTCCCTAGCTAGTTCAGTCAGATGAACTAACTAGGGAGGATCCTAACCAAGGATAACTTATCTAGACGAGGGTGGAAAGGACCAAATTTCTGCGAGTTTTGTGGCGTTTCTGAGAGCATTGATCATC
Coding sequences within it:
- the LOC125528162 gene encoding uncharacterized protein LOC125528162, with translation MSMGMDSPQKKLGSISMDGGKTPPLLLEVAAQLAKKAIAASPFPDAHRLASAWAFVSAWFFPVSIAFGSLIDLLLCSKLGWCHFLEREWDRPIDSALWIGLWCCPALQAAVAALALLLPSRHRRIRRALAYLAVSVAIVGHSLMASLVPLVVAAYPGPGLGYLLLIVLFVCAAAALAQLLPCLSLRIRRALAHLALAIVGLCILASLALAADTAFLILLIGYSAVIFTLAVGDLLSFLALLLGGEEE